One window from the genome of Actinoplanes teichomyceticus ATCC 31121 encodes:
- a CDS encoding peptidase inhibitor family I36 protein: protein MNIRKSLAVAGVALAAITSVLSGASPASAASRDGVCDSGEFCYYYNSDNEGSISDFTESIDDYGTTQPSCYEFKGAGNGKGLCVKNNAASVWNRTGKTVVVYYNSNYAGATQSFASGAKGNLNATLKNNNASHQIGGSTSGTYPADPRASEAIAFAKARLGHTDWNNECELFVERAFGTSGRFATARAHYDWQKANGRIHTGSVPPAGSAVFFTSTTSAGHVMLSIGGNSAISTGPTVYQTSTFRDRSDYLGWAYVPGGW from the coding sequence ATGAACATCCGTAAGAGTCTTGCCGTCGCCGGCGTCGCGCTGGCCGCGATCACCTCCGTCCTGAGCGGCGCCTCGCCGGCCTCGGCGGCGTCCCGCGACGGGGTCTGCGACAGCGGCGAGTTCTGCTACTACTACAACAGCGACAACGAGGGCTCCATCTCGGACTTCACCGAGTCGATCGACGACTACGGCACCACCCAGCCGTCCTGCTACGAGTTCAAGGGCGCGGGCAACGGCAAGGGCCTGTGCGTGAAGAACAACGCCGCGTCGGTGTGGAACCGCACCGGCAAGACCGTGGTGGTCTACTACAACAGCAACTACGCCGGGGCCACCCAGTCGTTCGCCTCCGGGGCGAAGGGCAACCTCAACGCCACGCTGAAGAACAACAACGCCTCGCACCAGATCGGCGGCTCCACCAGCGGCACGTACCCGGCCGACCCGCGCGCGTCCGAGGCGATCGCCTTCGCCAAGGCGCGGCTCGGGCACACCGACTGGAACAACGAGTGCGAGCTGTTCGTCGAGCGGGCGTTCGGCACCAGCGGCCGGTTCGCCACGGCGCGCGCGCACTACGACTGGCAGAAGGCCAACGGTCGCATCCACACCGGCTCGGTGCCGCCGGCCGGGTCGGCGGTGTTCTTCACGTCCACCACGTCCGCCGGGCACGTCATGCTCTCCATCGGCGGCAACAGCGCCATCAGCACCGGACCGACCGTCTACCAGACCAGCACGTTCCGGGACCGGTCGGACTACCTGGGCTGGGCGTACGTGCCGGGCGGCTGGTGA
- a CDS encoding ROK family protein, with translation MTTTRAEPQPADFADVRTTNLAVVLRHLRTHGPSSRAAIAASTGLTKATVSSLTGDLIGHRLLRETGLSGNRIGRPATVLALDGSAYASIGIQVGPDRLTALAVDYSGDQLLLWHRAVDRAARNASAITALAQRAAGRVRQQGRHVLGLTVAVPGLVEENGTVRLSPALGWSGLDLRAQVAGSLRSGDLAVSVANHAALAAVAEHRHGGHPEATLAYVSGAAGLEAGLIVDGRPLRGGRGYTGQLGRFTLGPAGTPSLQDNAGIEPLVRRALPDFDPEALADLGPAVEQVAVRARAGDPGVLAALRHTGSYLGQGMALLVNLLSPEVIVLGDHFATLAEWLIPAAEAELNRHTSIRGTRITASGLGLHAAALGGAVSHLDQVDTGRIPRPLG, from the coding sequence GTGACCACCACACGGGCCGAACCCCAGCCGGCCGACTTCGCCGACGTGCGCACCACCAACCTGGCGGTGGTGCTGCGGCACCTGCGCACGCACGGCCCGAGCTCGCGGGCCGCGATCGCCGCGTCCACCGGACTGACCAAGGCCACCGTCTCCAGCCTCACCGGCGACCTGATCGGGCACCGGCTGCTGCGCGAGACCGGGCTGAGCGGCAACCGGATCGGGCGGCCGGCCACCGTGCTCGCGCTGGACGGCTCGGCGTACGCGTCGATCGGCATCCAGGTCGGTCCGGACCGCCTCACCGCGCTGGCCGTCGACTACTCCGGCGACCAGCTGCTGCTCTGGCACCGCGCCGTCGACCGGGCCGCGCGCAACGCCAGCGCGATCACCGCGCTGGCCCAGCGCGCCGCCGGCCGGGTCCGGCAGCAGGGCCGGCACGTCCTCGGCCTGACCGTGGCGGTGCCCGGCCTGGTCGAGGAGAACGGCACGGTCCGGCTCTCCCCCGCGCTCGGCTGGTCCGGCCTCGACCTGCGCGCGCAGGTCGCCGGCTCGCTGCGGAGCGGCGACCTGGCGGTCTCGGTGGCCAACCACGCCGCGCTGGCCGCGGTCGCCGAGCACCGGCACGGCGGCCACCCGGAGGCCACCCTGGCGTACGTGTCCGGCGCCGCCGGCCTGGAGGCCGGCCTGATCGTGGACGGCCGGCCGCTGCGCGGCGGCCGGGGCTACACCGGCCAGCTCGGGCGCTTCACGCTCGGCCCGGCCGGAACCCCGAGCCTGCAGGACAACGCCGGTATCGAACCGCTGGTCCGACGCGCGCTGCCCGATTTCGATCCGGAGGCTCTGGCCGACCTCGGCCCGGCCGTGGAGCAGGTGGCCGTGCGCGCCCGGGCCGGTGACCCTGGCGTGCTGGCCGCCCTCAGGCACACCGGCAGCTACCTCGGTCAGGGCATGGCCCTGCTGGTGAACCTGCTCAGCCCCGAGGTGATCGTGTTGGGGGATCATTTCGCCACGCTCGCCGAGTGGCTGATCCCGGCCGCCGAGGCGGAGCTGAACCGGCACACGTCGATTCGCGGCACCCGGATCACCGCTTCCGGACTCGGCCTGCATGCGGCCGCTCTGGGCGGCGCAGTGTCCCACCTTGATCAGGTTGACACGGGCCGGATCCCGCGGCCGCTCGGCTAG
- a CDS encoding carbohydrate ABC transporter permease has translation MTTAAESLKPRRGELRPAWEEKPSVLGRLGKGTILTLVVLAVLVPLWVVVVTSLSSTETINRAGGYVFLPREFNASAYVVIFSGGQVTDAVLVSTLVTVIGTALSLSVTVLAAYGLSRTGSLGHRPILFYFLLTFLIYPGMIPSYLVVTGLGLKDNLLALVLPAAVSAFNLVVLRAFFMSIPAELLDSARIDGAGEWRILLRIVLPLSRAVTAVVGLFYAVGYWNTFFNAVLYIDRNDLQPVQRVLQQFILAGQVPTNAGAGAVVHLPGIGYTAPPNLAIKMAVVVVTVVPALIVYPFVQRHFTKGVIVGAVKG, from the coding sequence ATGACCACCGCCGCTGAAAGCCTCAAGCCCCGGCGCGGGGAACTGCGCCCGGCCTGGGAGGAGAAGCCGTCCGTGCTCGGCCGGCTCGGCAAGGGCACGATCCTCACCCTGGTCGTGCTGGCCGTGCTGGTGCCGCTCTGGGTCGTGGTGGTCACCAGCCTCTCCTCGACCGAGACCATCAACCGGGCCGGCGGCTACGTCTTCCTGCCGCGTGAGTTCAACGCCTCCGCGTACGTGGTGATCTTCTCGGGTGGGCAGGTCACCGACGCCGTGCTGGTGAGCACGCTGGTCACGGTGATCGGCACGGCGCTGAGCCTGTCCGTCACCGTGCTGGCCGCCTACGGGCTGTCCCGCACCGGCAGCCTCGGTCACCGACCGATCCTCTTCTACTTCCTGCTCACCTTCCTGATCTACCCCGGCATGATCCCGAGCTACCTGGTGGTCACCGGGCTGGGCCTGAAGGACAATCTGCTGGCGCTGGTGCTGCCCGCGGCGGTGAGCGCGTTCAACCTGGTGGTGCTGCGGGCGTTCTTCATGAGCATCCCGGCCGAGCTGCTGGACAGCGCCCGCATCGACGGCGCCGGCGAGTGGCGGATCCTGCTGCGGATCGTGCTGCCGCTCTCCCGGGCGGTCACCGCGGTCGTCGGCCTGTTCTACGCGGTCGGCTACTGGAACACGTTCTTCAACGCGGTCCTCTACATCGACCGCAACGACCTGCAGCCGGTGCAGCGCGTGCTCCAGCAGTTCATCCTGGCCGGGCAGGTCCCGACGAACGCCGGCGCGGGCGCGGTGGTGCACCTGCCGGGGATCGGGTACACCGCCCCGCCGAACCTGGCCATCAAGATGGCGGTCGTGGTGGTCACCGTGGTCCCCGCGCTGATCGTCTACCCGTTCGTCCAGCGGCACTTCACCAAGGGCGTGATCGTCGGCGCGGTGAAGGGCTGA
- a CDS encoding extracellular solute-binding protein: protein MAGLGAASLALGCSKKPGSTGSATNAEQAAGVVPTFKDSTLLPPDIKGVRPMADGYVKYPTSLVDAVTEKAITSGKPVTAVTPWWGPAPPADNRYVQAVGADMGGTITFSVQDGNTYGDKLNTMLGARDVPELTCIPGWEIQKLARFSDGVHVLFEDLTPYLAGDKASAYPLLAGLDTAAWKDSVWGGRLMGVPFPTDTPYPTALYIRQDVAEQRGVAAPTSLDTLYEFGRTMTNPDRGEWAFGDIFLEVLQICGAPGSQNGWTRGADGKVVHRYETDQYKRALEWMARVYREKLIHPDLASSKGGDVTTLFKGGKIFSYGTGLGSWKETQREMTRQGKGFNMQAVKVFGADPDTPPVRWAGTPSIMWTFVRKGLGKDRTEELLRVLNHTAAPFGSKEYELQNYGVEGTHFTRDANGAPKTNDVFTKEFANQFIFLGGRPAVVVSDPDLPHYAQDVVGWGNDATKYLEKDPWAGIKVEVPSEQAAIQQPTDDKVTDILRGRRPLTDFDKVVKEWRAAGGDKARDFYAKVLADNGR, encoded by the coding sequence TTGGCCGGCCTGGGCGCGGCTTCCCTGGCTCTCGGTTGCAGCAAGAAGCCCGGCTCCACCGGTTCGGCCACCAACGCCGAGCAGGCCGCCGGGGTCGTGCCGACGTTCAAGGACTCCACCCTTCTCCCGCCGGACATCAAGGGCGTGCGCCCGATGGCCGACGGCTACGTGAAATATCCGACGAGCCTGGTCGACGCGGTCACCGAGAAGGCGATCACCAGCGGCAAGCCGGTCACCGCCGTGACGCCGTGGTGGGGCCCGGCGCCGCCGGCCGACAACAGGTACGTCCAGGCGGTCGGCGCGGACATGGGCGGCACGATCACCTTCAGCGTCCAGGACGGCAACACCTACGGCGACAAGCTCAACACCATGCTCGGCGCGCGCGACGTCCCCGAGCTCACCTGCATCCCGGGTTGGGAGATCCAGAAGCTGGCGCGCTTCTCGGACGGCGTGCACGTGCTCTTCGAGGACCTGACGCCGTATCTGGCCGGGGACAAGGCGAGCGCGTACCCGCTGCTGGCCGGGCTGGACACGGCGGCCTGGAAGGATTCGGTCTGGGGCGGCAGGCTGATGGGCGTCCCGTTCCCCACCGACACGCCGTACCCGACCGCGCTCTACATCCGCCAGGACGTCGCCGAGCAGCGCGGGGTCGCCGCCCCCACGTCGCTGGACACGCTCTACGAGTTCGGCAGGACGATGACGAACCCGGACCGGGGCGAGTGGGCCTTCGGCGACATCTTCCTCGAGGTGCTGCAGATCTGCGGCGCGCCCGGATCGCAGAACGGCTGGACCAGGGGCGCCGACGGCAAGGTCGTGCACCGCTACGAGACCGACCAGTACAAGCGCGCCCTGGAGTGGATGGCCCGCGTCTACCGGGAGAAGCTGATCCACCCGGACCTGGCCAGCAGCAAGGGCGGCGACGTCACCACGCTGTTCAAGGGCGGCAAGATCTTCTCGTACGGGACCGGGCTGGGCAGCTGGAAGGAGACCCAGCGCGAGATGACCCGGCAGGGCAAGGGCTTCAACATGCAGGCCGTCAAGGTCTTCGGCGCGGACCCGGACACGCCCCCGGTGCGCTGGGCCGGTACCCCGTCGATCATGTGGACCTTCGTCAGGAAGGGGCTCGGCAAGGACCGGACCGAGGAGCTGCTGCGGGTGCTCAACCACACCGCCGCGCCGTTCGGCAGCAAGGAGTACGAGCTGCAGAACTACGGCGTCGAGGGCACCCATTTCACCCGCGACGCCAACGGCGCCCCGAAGACCAACGACGTCTTCACCAAGGAGTTCGCCAACCAGTTCATCTTCCTCGGCGGCCGGCCCGCCGTGGTGGTCAGCGACCCGGACCTGCCGCACTACGCCCAGGACGTGGTGGGCTGGGGCAACGACGCCACCAAGTACCTGGAGAAGGATCCGTGGGCGGGCATCAAGGTGGAGGTGCCCTCCGAACAGGCGGCCATCCAGCAGCCCACCGACGACAAGGTCACCGACATCCTGCGCGGCCGGCGCCCGCTGACCGACTTCGACAAGGTGGTCAAGGAGTGGCGGGCGGCCGGCGGCGACAAGGCCCGGGACTTCTACGCCAAGGTCCTGGCAGACAACGGCCGATGA
- a CDS encoding cellulase family glycosylhydrolase has product MRSLLALLMVGAGLAVPTGAHAAPRSATVPAHAVPRSATVPAHTAPPDVAAAVAAMQPGWNLGNTFDATGADETSWGNPRVTPELLAGIRAQGFRSIRIPVTWSQHLGAAPGHPIDAAALARLREVVAWALDDGFHVMINIHHDSWQWINTMPADHDTVLARYNAIWTQIAAAFRDASPRLLFESVNEPQFAAGGDDAALLAELNTSFHSIVRGSGGGNTERLLVLPTLHTSADQVYLDQLAGTITALGDRNVIATVHYYGYWPFSVNIAGGYRFDATAQQDLLGMFQRVHDTFVARGIPVVVGEYGLLGFDRSTGTIEQGEKLKFFELFGHQARVNRVTTMLWDNGQHFDRTGLTWRDPELYGQIRSSWRTRSGTADSDLLFTARSAPVTARTITLNPNGTGFAGLYLGRAALRRGSDYTLSGDQLTLTAKLLRRLLKDRTYGVRSTLSVRFTRGVPWRLDVLSYDTPVLTAATGDTGSFAIPTAFNGDRLATMTATYADGSYAGPQNWTAYKEYDRTFAPDYTAGVIRLTSDFFAEVTDAAPVTLTFIFWSGASVTYHVTRTGTTVTGAAG; this is encoded by the coding sequence TTGCGAAGCCTCTTAGCCCTGTTGATGGTCGGCGCCGGCCTGGCCGTCCCGACCGGCGCGCACGCCGCGCCCCGGAGCGCGACGGTCCCCGCGCACGCCGTGCCCCGGAGCGCGACGGTCCCCGCGCACACCGCGCCACCCGACGTGGCCGCGGCCGTCGCCGCCATGCAGCCCGGCTGGAACCTGGGCAACACGTTCGACGCCACCGGCGCCGACGAGACCTCCTGGGGCAACCCGCGGGTCACCCCGGAGCTGCTCGCCGGCATCCGCGCCCAGGGCTTCCGCAGCATCCGGATCCCGGTCACGTGGAGCCAGCACCTGGGCGCCGCACCCGGTCACCCGATCGATGCCGCGGCGCTGGCCCGCCTGCGGGAGGTGGTCGCCTGGGCGCTCGACGACGGCTTCCACGTGATGATCAACATCCATCACGACTCGTGGCAGTGGATCAACACGATGCCGGCCGACCACGACACCGTGCTGGCCCGGTACAACGCGATCTGGACGCAGATCGCGGCCGCCTTCCGGGACGCCTCGCCCCGGCTGCTCTTCGAGAGCGTCAACGAGCCGCAGTTCGCCGCCGGCGGGGACGACGCGGCACTGCTCGCCGAGCTGAACACGTCGTTCCACAGCATCGTGCGCGGCTCCGGCGGCGGCAACACCGAGCGCCTGCTGGTGCTGCCCACCCTGCACACGTCGGCCGACCAGGTGTACCTCGACCAGCTGGCCGGCACGATCACCGCGCTCGGCGACCGCAACGTGATCGCCACCGTGCACTACTACGGCTACTGGCCGTTCAGCGTGAACATCGCCGGCGGGTACCGCTTCGACGCGACCGCGCAGCAGGACCTGCTCGGCATGTTCCAGCGCGTGCACGACACCTTCGTCGCGCGCGGCATCCCGGTCGTCGTCGGCGAGTACGGCCTGCTCGGCTTCGACCGCAGCACCGGCACCATCGAGCAGGGCGAGAAGCTCAAGTTCTTCGAGCTGTTCGGCCACCAGGCGCGGGTCAACCGGGTCACCACGATGCTCTGGGACAACGGCCAGCACTTCGACCGTACCGGGCTGACCTGGCGTGACCCGGAGCTCTACGGGCAGATCCGGTCGAGCTGGCGGACCCGTTCCGGCACCGCGGACAGCGATCTGCTCTTCACCGCCCGCTCGGCGCCGGTCACCGCCCGCACGATCACCCTCAACCCGAACGGCACCGGTTTCGCCGGCCTGTACCTCGGCCGCGCCGCGCTGCGGCGCGGCAGCGACTACACCCTGTCCGGCGATCAGCTCACGCTCACCGCGAAGTTGCTGCGGCGTCTGCTCAAGGACCGGACGTACGGCGTGCGGAGCACCCTCTCGGTACGCTTCACGCGCGGCGTCCCGTGGCGGCTCGACGTGCTCAGCTACGACACCCCGGTGCTGACCGCCGCGACCGGCGACACCGGCTCGTTCGCCATCCCGACGGCGTTCAACGGCGACCGGCTCGCCACGATGACCGCCACATACGCCGACGGCTCCTACGCCGGCCCGCAGAACTGGACCGCCTACAAGGAGTACGACCGGACCTTCGCCCCGGACTACACGGCCGGCGTGATCAGGTTGACCTCGGACTTCTTCGCCGAGGTCACCGACGCCGCCCCGGTCACCCTGACCTTCATCTTCTGGAGCGGCGCCAGCGTCACCTACCACGTGACCCGCACCGGGACCACGGTCACCGGCGCCGCCGGCTGA
- a CDS encoding glycoside hydrolase family 3 protein, with amino-acid sequence MTEFPSRVVFRDPQQKLAARVADLLSRLTPAEKIALLHQHQAPVPALGMAAFRTGTEALHGVAWLGTATAFPQAIGLASSWDPDLLRRVGAAVGAEVRAMHHADARVGLNVWAPVVNPLRDPRWGRNEEGYSEDPWLTGQLSTAYATGLRGDHPKWLRTAPTLKHFLAYNNETDRCVTSSNVPPRVLHEYELPAFRPAIAAGAAVAVMASYNLVNGRPTHLSPLINEVLRGWAEDDVMVVGDAMAVHNIAGDQRWADDHVTGFAAALRAGVDCVTEDGDDPAPTIARLTSALERGLITESDVDAAVRHILSVRIRLGEFDPQEDPYRATGPEVIDCPAHRELAREAARASIVLLSNDGTLPLDESAPGRIAVIGPLGDAVFEDWYSGTPPYRKTLRAGITARAGDVVFHEGVDRVLLRCGAGTLVADGGPLRVATVSGTPEQALFDILDWGQETISLRAVANGRFVGLSDGLLLNDQPGPNGWEVKETFAFVPAGDGVALRHLQTARFLQAGPDAVVRPAAERLDEATVFSVDVLVDGVTAAASVAADADLVVLALGNHPMVCGRETIDRRDLDLPGTQDQLLRAVRAANPRTVLVLTSSYPYAIGWARDHLPAVLWSAHGGQEHGAALADVLFGAEPAGRLTQTWYADDSELPDLLDYDIIATDATYLYYRGTPLFPFGHGLSYTRFEYADLRLSADTVDADGAVTVSVEVTNTGDRPGDEVVQLYTRQQHSRVKQPLRRLRDYRRVRLAPGGRTRVSFALNAADLAFWDVTRSRWVVERAAHTIAVGGSGLALKLSATLRVRGEQIPPRAARRGLRLIDNDAYAGTVPTAIDTDPGEALHSVTPGAWAVFDGVDLDGGLQQISATAASSGDGGALTVRLGDPVTGPVLATLAAPAAPGRAVLPTHARIAPVGGVHDVFVVFDRPGITLAALSFS; translated from the coding sequence ATGACCGAATTCCCCTCTCGCGTCGTCTTTCGCGACCCGCAGCAGAAACTCGCCGCGCGCGTGGCCGACCTGCTCAGCCGCCTCACCCCGGCCGAGAAGATCGCTCTGCTGCACCAGCACCAGGCGCCCGTGCCCGCGCTCGGCATGGCCGCCTTCCGGACCGGCACCGAAGCCCTGCACGGCGTCGCCTGGCTCGGCACCGCCACCGCCTTCCCCCAGGCGATCGGCCTCGCCAGCAGCTGGGACCCGGATCTGCTGCGCCGTGTCGGCGCGGCGGTCGGCGCCGAGGTGCGCGCCATGCACCACGCCGACGCCAGGGTCGGCCTCAACGTCTGGGCGCCGGTGGTGAACCCGCTGCGCGACCCGCGGTGGGGCCGCAACGAGGAGGGCTACTCCGAGGACCCGTGGCTGACCGGCCAGCTGAGCACCGCGTACGCCACGGGCCTGCGCGGCGACCACCCGAAGTGGCTGCGCACCGCCCCGACCCTGAAACACTTCCTGGCCTACAACAACGAGACCGACCGCTGCGTGACCTCCAGCAACGTGCCACCCCGGGTGCTGCACGAGTACGAGCTGCCGGCGTTCCGCCCGGCCATCGCGGCCGGCGCCGCGGTCGCCGTGATGGCCTCCTACAACCTGGTCAACGGACGCCCCACCCACCTCAGCCCACTGATCAACGAGGTGCTGCGCGGCTGGGCCGAGGACGACGTGATGGTCGTCGGCGATGCCATGGCCGTCCACAACATCGCCGGTGACCAGCGCTGGGCGGACGACCACGTGACCGGGTTCGCGGCCGCGCTGCGAGCCGGCGTCGACTGCGTCACCGAGGACGGCGACGACCCCGCGCCGACCATCGCCCGGCTCACCTCGGCGCTGGAACGCGGGCTGATCACCGAGTCCGACGTGGACGCGGCGGTGCGGCACATCCTGTCGGTGCGCATCCGGCTCGGCGAGTTCGACCCGCAGGAGGACCCGTACCGGGCGACCGGGCCCGAGGTGATCGACTGCCCGGCGCACCGGGAGCTGGCCCGGGAGGCCGCGCGCGCCTCGATCGTGCTGCTCAGCAACGACGGCACGCTGCCGCTGGACGAGTCCGCGCCGGGGCGGATCGCGGTGATCGGGCCGCTCGGCGACGCGGTCTTCGAGGACTGGTACAGCGGGACCCCGCCGTACCGGAAGACCCTGCGGGCCGGCATCACCGCCCGCGCCGGCGACGTGGTCTTCCACGAGGGCGTCGACCGGGTGCTGCTGCGCTGCGGCGCCGGCACGCTGGTCGCCGACGGCGGCCCGCTCCGGGTCGCCACCGTCTCCGGTACGCCCGAACAGGCGCTCTTCGACATCCTGGACTGGGGTCAGGAGACCATCTCGCTGCGCGCCGTGGCCAACGGCCGGTTCGTCGGGCTCAGCGACGGCCTGCTGCTCAACGACCAGCCCGGCCCGAACGGCTGGGAGGTCAAGGAGACGTTCGCGTTCGTCCCGGCCGGCGACGGGGTCGCGCTGCGCCACCTGCAGACCGCCCGGTTCCTGCAGGCCGGCCCGGACGCGGTGGTGCGCCCGGCCGCCGAGCGGCTCGACGAGGCCACCGTGTTCAGCGTCGACGTGCTGGTCGACGGGGTGACGGCGGCCGCCTCCGTCGCGGCGGACGCCGACCTGGTGGTGCTGGCGCTCGGCAACCACCCGATGGTCTGCGGACGGGAGACCATCGACCGGCGCGACCTCGACCTGCCCGGCACCCAGGACCAGCTGCTGCGGGCGGTGCGAGCCGCCAACCCGCGTACGGTGCTCGTGCTGACCAGCAGCTATCCGTACGCGATCGGCTGGGCCCGGGACCACCTGCCGGCCGTGCTCTGGTCCGCGCACGGCGGCCAGGAGCACGGCGCGGCCCTGGCCGACGTGCTGTTCGGCGCGGAGCCGGCGGGCCGGCTCACGCAGACCTGGTACGCCGACGACAGCGAGCTGCCGGACCTGCTCGACTACGACATCATCGCGACCGACGCGACCTACCTGTATTACCGCGGCACCCCGCTGTTCCCGTTCGGGCACGGGCTCAGCTACACCCGTTTCGAGTACGCCGACCTGCGCCTGAGCGCGGACACCGTGGACGCCGACGGCGCCGTCACGGTCAGCGTCGAGGTGACCAACACCGGCGACCGGCCCGGCGACGAGGTGGTGCAGCTCTACACCCGCCAGCAGCACTCCCGGGTCAAGCAGCCGCTGCGCCGGTTGCGCGACTACCGGCGGGTGCGGCTCGCGCCCGGCGGGCGTACCCGTGTCTCGTTTGCGCTGAACGCCGCCGACCTGGCGTTCTGGGACGTCACCCGGTCCCGCTGGGTGGTCGAACGGGCCGCGCACACCATCGCGGTCGGCGGCTCCGGTCTCGCCCTCAAGCTCTCCGCGACGCTGCGCGTGCGCGGCGAGCAGATCCCCCCGCGCGCGGCCCGCCGCGGGCTGCGGTTGATCGACAATGACGCGTACGCCGGCACCGTCCCCACCGCGATCGATACCGACCCGGGCGAGGCCCTGCACAGCGTCACACCCGGCGCCTGGGCGGTCTTCGACGGCGTGGATCTCGACGGCGGCCTGCAACAGATCTCGGCCACCGCAGCCTCCTCCGGCGACGGCGGCGCGCTCACCGTACGCCTGGGCGACCCGGTCACCGGGCCGGTCCTGGCGACGCTTGCGGCCCCGGCCGCCCCCGGTCGCGCGGTCCTGCCGACACACGCCCGGATCGCCCCGGTCGGCGGGGTCCATGACGTCTTCGTGGTGTTCGACCGGCCCGGCATCACCCTCGCCGCCCTGTCCTTCTCCTGA
- a CDS encoding ABC transporter permease — MSFGARLRRDWPLILMCVPAMLLLAVFHYLPALGNVIAFQDYNPFAGDSPLQAFLSSEWIGFGNFQYLFETPAFWESVRNTLGITAFQLVFYFPIPIMLAMLLNSILSPRIRSFVQSVVYLPHFFSWVLVVSLFQMMLGGAGLVAQTARDAGFTAPDFMTDPDTFYFLITSQALWKDAGWGMIVFLAALAAIDPSLYEAAAADGAGRWRRLWHITLPGLRPVIVLLLILRLGDALNVGFEQFYLQREAVGRDAAEVLDTYVYYQGIGVQQWGVGAAAGLFKALVGLLLILGANKVAHRLGEQGIYSKS; from the coding sequence ATGTCGTTCGGGGCCCGGCTGCGCCGGGACTGGCCGCTGATCCTGATGTGCGTGCCCGCGATGCTGCTGCTGGCGGTGTTCCACTACCTGCCGGCGCTGGGCAACGTCATCGCGTTCCAGGACTACAACCCGTTCGCCGGGGACAGCCCGCTGCAGGCGTTCCTGTCCAGCGAGTGGATCGGGTTCGGCAACTTCCAGTACCTGTTCGAGACCCCGGCGTTCTGGGAGTCGGTCCGCAACACCCTCGGCATCACCGCGTTCCAGCTGGTCTTCTACTTCCCGATCCCGATCATGCTGGCGATGCTGCTCAACAGCATCCTGTCGCCGCGCATCCGGTCGTTCGTGCAGAGCGTCGTCTACCTGCCGCACTTCTTCAGCTGGGTACTGGTGGTCTCGCTGTTCCAGATGATGCTCGGCGGCGCCGGATTGGTCGCCCAGACGGCCCGTGACGCCGGCTTCACGGCGCCGGACTTCATGACCGACCCGGACACCTTCTACTTCCTGATCACCTCGCAGGCGCTGTGGAAGGACGCCGGCTGGGGCATGATCGTCTTCTTGGCCGCGCTGGCCGCGATCGACCCGAGCCTCTACGAGGCGGCCGCCGCCGACGGCGCCGGGCGCTGGCGGCGCCTGTGGCACATCACCCTGCCCGGACTGCGCCCGGTCATCGTGCTGCTGCTGATCCTGCGCCTGGGCGACGCGCTCAACGTCGGCTTCGAGCAGTTCTACCTGCAACGCGAGGCGGTCGGCCGGGATGCCGCCGAGGTGCTCGACACGTACGTCTACTACCAGGGCATCGGGGTCCAGCAGTGGGGCGTCGGCGCCGCCGCGGGGCTGTTCAAGGCCCTGGTCGGGCTGCTGCTCATCCTGGGCGCCAACAAGGTCGCCCACCGCCTCGGCGAGCAAGGGATCTACTCGAAGTCATGA
- a CDS encoding LysE family translocator, translating into MTTAGQVAAFAGVIALAAASPGPDFAVVVRRSVVAGRRHGVVAGLGVATGVFVWSVAAAMGVAAVLRASAVAFTVVRLVGAAYLLWLGVSALLAARRGGGATGIPTEGGTRARLGVSFRDGVLCNILNPKCGVFFMAVLPQFVPMDGHPTDVLLLSSVAVAVTVAWFTVVATLVAALRRALARPRVRRALDALTGAVLVSLGLRLAATG; encoded by the coding sequence ATGACGACCGCGGGGCAGGTGGCGGCTTTCGCCGGAGTCATCGCGCTGGCGGCGGCTTCACCCGGGCCGGATTTCGCGGTGGTGGTGCGCCGGTCCGTGGTGGCCGGTCGCCGGCACGGCGTGGTGGCCGGGCTGGGCGTGGCGACCGGGGTCTTCGTCTGGTCGGTGGCGGCCGCGATGGGGGTCGCCGCCGTTCTGCGGGCCTCCGCCGTGGCCTTCACGGTCGTCAGACTCGTCGGCGCGGCCTATCTTCTCTGGCTCGGCGTCAGCGCCCTGCTGGCTGCCCGTCGCGGCGGCGGGGCCACCGGGATCCCCACGGAGGGCGGCACCCGCGCCCGCCTCGGCGTCTCGTTCCGCGACGGCGTCCTGTGCAACATCCTGAACCCCAAGTGCGGCGTCTTCTTCATGGCCGTGCTGCCACAGTTCGTCCCGATGGACGGCCACCCCACCGACGTCCTGCTCCTGTCCTCGGTCGCCGTCGCGGTCACCGTCGCCTGGTTCACCGTGGTGGCCACCCTGGTCGCCGCCCTGCGCCGCGCTCTGGCTCGCCCCCGGGTCCGGCGCGCCCTGGACGCCCTGACCGGCGCGGTCCTGGTCAGCCTCGGCCTCCGCCTGGCCGCCACCGGCTGA